From Juglans regia cultivar Chandler chromosome 8, Walnut 2.0, whole genome shotgun sequence, the proteins below share one genomic window:
- the LOC108987763 gene encoding exonuclease mut-7 homolog isoform X1, with amino-acid sequence MTIRCPLQISPRTLAATAAMHRGLWREKERSNFSLSGKIRIVTDFSGMGLVERPTDLHNKKDKTDQTGTIVVHAFSDLTYISPVVFLYLLKECYIHGTCKATMKFRALQQQVYQVLHNNPQPGPATFVIQCLYILPIFGLYCEGFSHLIVSALRRYLKLGLNPTDALEAKDLAAQLFLDIVGGFVNHDERIVVKIVEVFDIKLDNVEKAICQLKERTDSSCDAAKTFVEHYVFELIESQSYMTAVSLLEQFSIRQSGKSFLFSMIQNKEFKAADKWAIFMGKQMLCVLVQEYIDRNLLKHAYDIIKRNNLQQEFPDVYHKCKESSLKKLAEKGCWDVAEAKTNDDRQLLEYLVYLAMEAGYSEKVDELCDRYSLKGFLDVKVPEASHLHSRYLHLNELVVEDIIWVDNVDGLQNATCHIEGCKVVGVDCEWKPNYEKGSKPNKVSIMQIASEKMVFIFDLIKLFEDVPDILDNCLACILQSPRILKLGYNFQCDIKQLAHSYGDLECFKQYEMLLDVQNVFKEPQGGLSGLAKKILGAGLNKTRRNSNWEQRPLTQNQLEYAALDAAVLVHIFLNVQSHSQPATVSEGHEKIEWKSHIVSRMDNVKKSKKGVRSKKQSRESQTDQHCQSS; translated from the exons ATGACCATCCGTTGCCCTCTGCAGATCTCCCCGCGCACGTTAGCCGCAACCGCAGCTATGCACAGAGGTTtatggagagagaaagagagaagcaatTTCTCCCTTTCTGGAAAGATCCG GATCGTTACTGATTTTTCTGGCATGGGCTTGGTGGAAAGACCTACAGACCTACAcaacaaaaaagacaaaactGACCAAACAGGGACTATAGTGGTTCATGCCTTTTCAGATCTAACCTACATTTCTCCGGTGGTATTCTTATACCTCCTGAAAGAATGTTACATTCATG GCACATGTAAGGCAACTATGAAGTTCCGAGCTCTTCAACAACAAGTTTATCAAGTGCTTCATAACAATCCCCAACCTGGCCCAGCTACATTTGTCATTCAATGTCTATATATCTTGCCCATATTTGGATTATATTGTGAAGGCTTCAGTCATTTAATAGTATCTGCCCTACGGCGTTACCTAAAATTAGGACTTAACCCCACAGATGCCTTGGAAGCAAAAGACCTAGCTGCTCAGTTATTTCTTGATATTGTAGGGGGCTTTGTGAATCATGATGAGAGGATTGTTGTGAAGATAGTTGAAGTTTTTGATATCAAATTGGATAATGTTGAGAAAGCCATTTGCCAACTAAAGGAAAGGACTGATAGTAGCTGTGATGCAGCAAAAACATTCGTTGAGCATTACGTTTTTGAATTGATAGAATCCCAGTCATACATGACAGCTGTATCTCTATTAGAGCAATTTTCCATCCGCCAATCCGGAAAATCTTTTCTCTTTAGTATGATACAGAACAAAGAATTTAAAGCAGCTGACAAGTGGGCAATATTTATGGGTAAGCAAATGTTATGTGTACTTGTTCAGGAATACATTGACAGGAACTTGCTGAAGCACGCATATGATATTATAAAGAGAAACAATCTGCAGCAAGAGTTTCCAGATGTTTATCACAAGTGTAAAGAAAG CTCACTAAAAAAGCTAGCAGAAAAAGGATGTTGGGATGTTGCAGAGGCAAAGACAAATGATGATAGACAACTTCTTGAATATTTG GTTTATTTGGCTATGGAAGCTGGTTACTCTGAGAAGGTCGATGAGCTATGTGATCGATACTCCCTTAAAGGTTTTCTGGATGTCAAAG TGCCAGAGGCAAGTCATCTACACAGTCGCTATCTTCATCTTAATGAATTGGTTGTGGAAGATATCATTTGGGTTGATAATGTTGATGGTTTGCAAAATGCAACATGCCATATTGAGGGGTGTAAAGTCGTGGGTGTTGATTGTGAATGGAAGCCCAATTATGAAAAAGGCAGCAAACCAAACAAG GTTTCTATCATGCAGattgcatctgaaaagatggtTTTTATCTTTGATCTGATAAAGTTATTCGAAGACGTGCCTGACATTTTAGACAACTGTCTGGCCTGCATTTTGCAGTCTCCTAGAATTCTAAAACTTG GATATAACTTTCAATGTGATATAAAGCAGCTGGCCCATTCATATGGAGATCTGGAGTGTTTCAAGCAATATGAAATGTTACTGGACGTCCAGAATGTGTTTAAGGAACCTCAAGGTGGTCTCTCTGGGCTTGCAAAG AAAATATTGGGGGCTGGTTTGAACAAGACAAGACGGAATAGCAACTGGGAGCAACGACCTTTGACACAGAATCAG CTAGAATACGCTGCTCTGGATGCTGCTGTACTTGTTCACATATTCCTCAATGTTCAAAGTCATTCTCAGCCTGCTACTGTCAGTGAGGGGCATGAGAAAATTGAGTGGAAATCCCACATT GTTTCGCGTATGGATAATGTCAAGAAGTCCAAAAAAGGAGTTAGAAGTAAAAAGCAGTCTAGAGAATCTCAGACCGACCAGCATTGTCAATCAAGTTAG
- the LOC108987763 gene encoding exonuclease mut-7 homolog isoform X2, with translation MGLVERPTDLHNKKDKTDQTGTIVVHAFSDLTYISPVVFLYLLKECYIHGTCKATMKFRALQQQVYQVLHNNPQPGPATFVIQCLYILPIFGLYCEGFSHLIVSALRRYLKLGLNPTDALEAKDLAAQLFLDIVGGFVNHDERIVVKIVEVFDIKLDNVEKAICQLKERTDSSCDAAKTFVEHYVFELIESQSYMTAVSLLEQFSIRQSGKSFLFSMIQNKEFKAADKWAIFMGKQMLCVLVQEYIDRNLLKHAYDIIKRNNLQQEFPDVYHKCKESSLKKLAEKGCWDVAEAKTNDDRQLLEYLVYLAMEAGYSEKVDELCDRYSLKGFLDVKVPEASHLHSRYLHLNELVVEDIIWVDNVDGLQNATCHIEGCKVVGVDCEWKPNYEKGSKPNKVSIMQIASEKMVFIFDLIKLFEDVPDILDNCLACILQSPRILKLGYNFQCDIKQLAHSYGDLECFKQYEMLLDVQNVFKEPQGGLSGLAKKILGAGLNKTRRNSNWEQRPLTQNQLEYAALDAAVLVHIFLNVQSHSQPATVSEGHEKIEWKSHIVSRMDNVKKSKKGVRSKKQSRESQTDQHCQSS, from the exons ATGGGCTTGGTGGAAAGACCTACAGACCTACAcaacaaaaaagacaaaactGACCAAACAGGGACTATAGTGGTTCATGCCTTTTCAGATCTAACCTACATTTCTCCGGTGGTATTCTTATACCTCCTGAAAGAATGTTACATTCATG GCACATGTAAGGCAACTATGAAGTTCCGAGCTCTTCAACAACAAGTTTATCAAGTGCTTCATAACAATCCCCAACCTGGCCCAGCTACATTTGTCATTCAATGTCTATATATCTTGCCCATATTTGGATTATATTGTGAAGGCTTCAGTCATTTAATAGTATCTGCCCTACGGCGTTACCTAAAATTAGGACTTAACCCCACAGATGCCTTGGAAGCAAAAGACCTAGCTGCTCAGTTATTTCTTGATATTGTAGGGGGCTTTGTGAATCATGATGAGAGGATTGTTGTGAAGATAGTTGAAGTTTTTGATATCAAATTGGATAATGTTGAGAAAGCCATTTGCCAACTAAAGGAAAGGACTGATAGTAGCTGTGATGCAGCAAAAACATTCGTTGAGCATTACGTTTTTGAATTGATAGAATCCCAGTCATACATGACAGCTGTATCTCTATTAGAGCAATTTTCCATCCGCCAATCCGGAAAATCTTTTCTCTTTAGTATGATACAGAACAAAGAATTTAAAGCAGCTGACAAGTGGGCAATATTTATGGGTAAGCAAATGTTATGTGTACTTGTTCAGGAATACATTGACAGGAACTTGCTGAAGCACGCATATGATATTATAAAGAGAAACAATCTGCAGCAAGAGTTTCCAGATGTTTATCACAAGTGTAAAGAAAG CTCACTAAAAAAGCTAGCAGAAAAAGGATGTTGGGATGTTGCAGAGGCAAAGACAAATGATGATAGACAACTTCTTGAATATTTG GTTTATTTGGCTATGGAAGCTGGTTACTCTGAGAAGGTCGATGAGCTATGTGATCGATACTCCCTTAAAGGTTTTCTGGATGTCAAAG TGCCAGAGGCAAGTCATCTACACAGTCGCTATCTTCATCTTAATGAATTGGTTGTGGAAGATATCATTTGGGTTGATAATGTTGATGGTTTGCAAAATGCAACATGCCATATTGAGGGGTGTAAAGTCGTGGGTGTTGATTGTGAATGGAAGCCCAATTATGAAAAAGGCAGCAAACCAAACAAG GTTTCTATCATGCAGattgcatctgaaaagatggtTTTTATCTTTGATCTGATAAAGTTATTCGAAGACGTGCCTGACATTTTAGACAACTGTCTGGCCTGCATTTTGCAGTCTCCTAGAATTCTAAAACTTG GATATAACTTTCAATGTGATATAAAGCAGCTGGCCCATTCATATGGAGATCTGGAGTGTTTCAAGCAATATGAAATGTTACTGGACGTCCAGAATGTGTTTAAGGAACCTCAAGGTGGTCTCTCTGGGCTTGCAAAG AAAATATTGGGGGCTGGTTTGAACAAGACAAGACGGAATAGCAACTGGGAGCAACGACCTTTGACACAGAATCAG CTAGAATACGCTGCTCTGGATGCTGCTGTACTTGTTCACATATTCCTCAATGTTCAAAGTCATTCTCAGCCTGCTACTGTCAGTGAGGGGCATGAGAAAATTGAGTGGAAATCCCACATT GTTTCGCGTATGGATAATGTCAAGAAGTCCAAAAAAGGAGTTAGAAGTAAAAAGCAGTCTAGAGAATCTCAGACCGACCAGCATTGTCAATCAAGTTAG